TCTAACCAATGACGATAATCTAGATGCTTCGTTGATTTCACCTATTTCTAGTACTACCTTCAATAATATGTTTGGGCCAATCAATGATTTTACACGTGcaatttcatttattacCTTCTCCATCTGCTGTAATAGCAATTGATGTGTATATTTGTATAACATTGGGTATATAAAGCTCCTGAAGTAGAATATTAATGgctcaaattaatataaacatGAATTAACTTACCTATAATCAACAACATATTCGATTTCATGTACTTTGTAATACTCAACTGcattatatatttcagCATCAATAGCCTCCGAGCAGCCATCACCTCTTGGCCAAGCTACAACAGTGGATAATGCTGTGCTGCTATTTTCAGGTAGTGAATGTTTGACAGATGGAATAAATTGCGGATAGGTTGAAATAGAAACAGGAGCTAAAAGTTGATCTGAAGATGCCTCTCTTATTGCattcttcaataatttattgTTCATTTCCGAAGTGTAAAGTGTAAGCTCACAAACATTTGCAACCTTTCttaaaaattctttttgatcTTCTTTCATATTTTGGAGTTGGTAAATCTtctaatgataaaaatacttttttttttgtattaatataaaaactTTGGTCTACCctaaattatttggaaatcCAAGCCTATTTATTGAGCTTGATACTATCTGTTGAAAaccaaatatttaatactttAGCCTTCACACAGGTTTCTCAGGAAACcgtattatttattaatataaaaattatttaaataataaattatataaataagcaaataaatacatatatatatacatatatatatatatatatatatatatatacatatgtatatataaagaattataaAGCAAACATGCACACTATGCGCAACAACATGTCTCCTGCAGCTAgtgttttttattttcaaagattCAAGCCGCAATGTAAGAAATTCgaaaattaatacaataaGTAAACATTAACTGTAAACAGATGGATTAGTTATAACAAAACTACTTTTATAGTAATATGTAAACCATAATTTCAATCTATTTTTTGGTATTTATAGAAAATGTACTAATTTCTGGCGCTCACATGTCACAATTCACtttcaattattgattCTATTGTATGTGAGAATTGGAAATTTGAAACTATTTCAGATGTATCCATACTTGAGAAGTAGTTTGACATTGCAGTTGCTGTTTTATAAGAATTTATGTTCATTGAACAATCAGAGTTATTGTCTTCTATTCCACCATCGCACTCGACATCTATTGCTTCACTTTtactttgaaaatttatatCTATAGTGTTATTTGTCTTACTTAACATATCTATGGGGTCCACTCTCCAATAATTGAATGAATTATACTAAGGGAAAGagttaataaaagaaagtCAATGGAACTATTCACAAATAAACACATTGATATTTAGAAATCAAgttcaaattcattaaaaaattagatTAAGAGAGATAGATCGAAATAAAACACTAccaaaatttatttcatcaGTCTATCGTGTTTAATCCTATTTTCAATGATTTCACATTGCTTTTATATAGAATTTGAACCCAATAGTCTAATATGATCATGCTTACAATTTCAAGTGTTTATTTGTAAGAATAGTAGCAACATAACTGAAATGAGAATGGTAGCAGTAACTTTCCCTAATCTTAGACAATAATTTGATCCCgatcaatattttctaagTTACAGGTGCATGTCAACCAGTCACAGCCTCCATCTAAAGCAGAATGTTGCAGTAGTTTATATTTTCGACGAACCTGATCATCCAAAATATCCAATTGATTGTCATCATTCTCAATAAAATTGCATGTATCtttgtttaaattattttttgtagATTCGCTAAGCGGTGGGAACATATATTCAACTATTTCTGATAGAGTCTCGTATCTAAAATTGAggttaatattttaagaaaaaacaaaatattgtGAACTTACGTTTTTGCATAGGTCTTATTTATATGATGTATCACCCCTTTTGGATCTATTATGAAAATTTTTCCTTCGGGAATTCCTACATGAGAATATGAACGATAGTCGGTATCTCGATTTCCAAATCCGGCATAAAGGGGGTTTCTATAAATTGGGAACAAGTTTCGGATATCTCTCAAGGCAgcaattttgaaaatatatggCTTTCTATCTATTACTTCTCTCTTAAATGATGGAAAGAGTCGATCAGGAGACAAAAAAACAGGTCCATCCGGTAAAGTTACATTACCAGAATTTCCTACCTGCTTCAACCCAAATAAAAAGTCACGGGTTGCATCCGCTTGACCAATCGCCCTAGCAGTTAAGTAAACAATTTTGTAGCCATTGGATTCAATATTAGTCATAAGTTCCGCTACACCCTGGTGTGACCAATCTCTCCCAACAATTGGCATAAGCTGCCCCAATACATCCGAGCGTGTAATTGTGCCATCTACATCTGATACTACAATCCTCGAATCAGGAGGCCAAAGATAAATAGTCCCACTTACAGTCTTCCTACCCTGTAAAGAAGACTCAACAGTATAAGTTACTCGATTTGCGCCccatttcaaattcatgCTTTTCAATTGGTCAGATGTTGGTCTCAAAGAGTGTCTGAGGTACTTAACTGGAGGTTTTGATCTGCATAAGTATATGCAATTTGGTGTGTTAGTTGGATTATCCAttcttaataaatttggagAACTTGATATGCTTTCAATACTTTCAAATGAAGATACTTCACAATTGTCAACAGAAACAGGCGCTGTAAGACAGCCTTGAATATGAGATTTAGAAGAAAGTGGCAATGTTGATGAGAGGCACCTATTTGCACGGTGGTTCCCACTAATGTGATCAAAGTTAGAGTCAATAATTCCACAGTCTGAAGATGAGCGGATTTTTTTGGAGCTTTTTTCGGGTATTCCTAAGAACTTCTTCAATGCTTGCGTTGATGGAGGCTTGCCAAATGCAATTATTGATGTAATTACTGGATAAAACGCTTTAATTGGATAATAAGGAGGCTTTCCATCTATAACTGCAACTAGGCACGAATGATACCAAAGGTCTGGATCATTTTCGAACTGTTCAAAGGAGataatattactttgaAATACATATTCATCATGTCTTGAGTCTTCCTCACCTCCATATAGTAAGTGACCACAGAGAGATAGCGTAATGTTGTATCTCTGAAAAActtcatttatattttgaatattttcattttcagtTTCTATATTTGTGAAATTTGAAGGGTCAGTACTATCTGTCTTATTTCTATACTCGACAGTAGTTTCAAATGACTTAGCATGGGATATATTTAaacttgaattatttgCTGGCTGTGAAGGCGTACTAATTTCCACATCACTTGGCGATGATTCACGGGAATCCGTTGGAGAAGAAATGTTTTCAAAACTATCTTCAGGGGGATCATCTTGGTGAATAAAGTATGCCTCGCCCGCAGCTCCTaacttcatttttaatGGGATATCATTCCCATTAACATTAATTGAGACATGTTTCTCTCTACTTTTAAGTAACTTTGCTTTACCAAATCTAACATGGAAAGGAGTGCTATGAAGTGTTCCGTCCGCCTGAGGTACCACAATGATATCAATACATCCGCTTAAGGTTGCTTGGTTTATGTCCAATACTGAGCTAACCGAGCTTACGATCCTTCCCCACATCTTCTTActaaaaaaatacaaattaattcatattattatatattttgacACTATAAATCAGGATATGAAGCTCAATATCCAAATTAGTTCAATAATAGATTAGATAATAATCAGCTTGATTATAGGCGAGAATGCACAAATTGGTATATTCTGGCCTAATTAGATTGCTATTTCCTCATGAAATATcaattaatcaaatatttttggcGCTCAAATCAAAGGAAAATGTTGGGGAGGGGAGAATCAAACaaaatttttgttatagaaaattattatgcATAATTATGTGGCTAGGTTAACTAATTCCTTGTAAAACCTCGGGTATTGCTTTACCTATGTAGAATTGTGGAGATATTGTCTAAACATACACATTTTCTAATACATGAGTACTTAAGGACGTTAGGATCTAAACTGATAACTTAACgctatttttttcttcataaattacattatttactttttagacgtttctttttcaatgtTTTTAGTTactaattaaaataaaagcgccatttttttttgtttgcTCAGTGTTTGCGAATACTATTCACAAATTCATGCAATcgaaaaaaatagaattacATGATACAGACTCGAATGCACCCTTGTTACCATACTTAAGGAGGCTATTCAATACACTAAATAGAGAAATATGTTTATTCTACCTTCCATTAAATTTACCTTGCATGTACTCAGTTCCTTTTATAGAACAAGAacatttaattaaaaaccTATCAAGCGCTGACAACATTGATATATCTAGTTCAAAAAAAAGCTTTAACAGAAATAACAAGGTAGAGTTAATTAAGAGTCTCTATGTATATAGACACTCAAAAGAGTTTTGTTATATTGAAAGCTGCATTGATAGTGTGAGAGTTAGTCTTAAGTTCTACTTTAAATGCGAATTTGAAAGAAGATTGTTCAATCAGCTAACGATTTTtatgaagaagaattcaGATTATTTGCAATTAGTGAGAAAAAAATCGATTGAAGGATTTGATATTAGCTTTTTAATTACAAACCACATTTTAAATTCATACAACAATAAGATTTGTATAAGTAATAAAAGTAACTATGATGGCCAAATGGGTAAATATGATGtgattcattttattttgaaatttgttGTTGATATTGATAGACAAATTCAAGACAAAATGCTTCAATCAACATATTTCTCGAGATATTATATTAGAAAACTACTTCAAGAATTCAATGTTAATGTTTTATATAAGCAGAATAGCATCAATATTCCTAAACATAAAAAACAATTAGATGAAACAAACAAATCGGAAATAAAAGGAATAGATCCTAACAAAGCTGAAATAAGTATCAGtgagaaaaataataatttattagagACTAAAAAGAGCCTAACATCTACgaaaaatatcaattcaGGAAGTATAGCAACTCAATTAAATGATTCAATAGGCCGAGATGCTATTGTGCTGAAAGCACTGAAAACTAGGAATcgaataaaaaatttaattaactAATCATTCATACAATAAAAATCTATAAGAAATTGTACTAACCTACATTCATTGTCaagaattatttccaaattattCGAGTTGCTTGAACCTGGGTAATTACTAATAAACTCTTTAGCATAAATAGTCAAGTTTGAATCAGAAGAAAAACACCATTCTATTTTGTACTTAATTTctgaatataaaattgGATTGTTTTGATTATCAGTCAAGTATGAATTATTCACTAAATTTGAAAGTGCTAGATTATTTGCTTGATATGGCAAATACGAGGATTTGTTTGAAGAGTTCATTGATACATGTCTTCTATTGTCGCCAAAACTCCCACGAACTATTTGTACAATCCAGTGCAATAAAGGAAATCTACTCTTTATATGATTTTTCTGCTTTATAGTATCtacattatttaaagaaatatttctCTGGCATTTTATCCCCTTTAATAACAATAGCTGtcttaatttaaaagaCTTAACTTGATACTtggtattattatttaaaatgaaTACATGAATTCCAGAATTTAAAAGCAATTCACAATTGCTAGTTAAGCCTACATTTACTAAAGGGATGATCATCTTAAACTTTGTGTTTCTGAGgattttatatattattctttcGAGTACTATTTCGAATCCTACTGCCGAAATCCTATCATTGTTTTTTATTGAGCTATAattcttaaaaaatattactttattGGTATTGGCACTAATATACCAATTATCGAACCTTCCTCCTTTGACGAGTAGCTCAACATTTGATTGCTTTAAAGAAGCATACGAGGAATTAATATGGTTCAAACTATAcctattttcaaatattaaatccaTTATGCAGCCCACTTTACAAATTGGTATATTTTGTGAACAACTAAATGAAGATTCTGCATTTTGGTTGTTTTGATCACTAGAAGTTTCACCTGaaaaaatatagaaaaaaaaacctgattcaaaaaaattattgtttgaaaataatattggatcaaaaaatatttttgtaataCCCAAATTAGTGttgtttaataaattgttgaataaaaatattctatATATAACCTTCAGTAAATTAGGAGTAAATAATTCTggatttatcaatatttcattttgatttagcattttttcttcactAAAATTGTCTGTTGTTTTAAAGTTCAATGCAAGACTGTTATTATAgcctttattatttactaAGTTTATAAAAAGCGGATATCTTGTAACTTTCGCTAATTCCTTGAAAAACTCATTTTTGCAAGTgatgataaattttttcttttctatttcaaaCAAGTTGGAAACTTCATTTGTACccttattaattatttcaataaaatcatGTATTGAACCCTTGAAATCATTTAtgatatataaaatatattctaccactttttctaaaattgaagggtatgataatatttttaatccaatgtaatattttaaaattggTTCTGGAAGCTcagatttaattatatttgatCCTTCAATTTCACGATCAAAATTGTAACTGTTTACGAACTCTGCAAGAGAAATTAATGTGattttttgtaaaaaaTTGAGTAATTTCACTCTTGAAATTCCTAttggaattaaattatGTAACCAAAtctgaatatattttgcCTTTTCATACTTGATTCCAACCCAACTTTCCAacaatgaaataaatagcTGAGAATCTCCCCAAACTAAAATTGGTTGTCCAATGAACCTCTCATAAGGCTTAAGCGTATCTAATGCTGtaattataatttcaatatcatAATAAATTACAATATTATAATACCACATTGGAGAAATGTTTAAATTGCCACTAATATTTTGAACTTCAATAGGAAATTCAATGAAATTGCTAATGctatcaaattcttcaataacACGATCGTTTATTTTTACTACAATCTCGTATGTTCCAAAAAGCAATTCTTTAGGATGGCCGTGAGTCGTTGcgtatttattattattcgtatccaaattaattaaattatccTGAGTATAAATTGAATCTATAtaaaatcttttaattaCAGCTCCCATTCTTAATCCATGCCCATCCCCTAGTTGTGCAgacatattttttaaaatattattgcatAGTACAAGAGGATTTCCGCTTCTATCTAGAAGTATAACTCTTAAGGGGTTTTCGGAAATGGCTATGCTCTCGCTTAACTCACTATCGTCTTTGCTATTTTGTGAATTTTTCTTAGAGAAGTGCTTTCTCCCTTTTTTATGTTTTTGTTGGGACTCAATTTCACATCTTTCATTAGtagataaaattaaataatcgAGATCAAAGTTAACTTTTCTTTCATTGCAGTTGATCTCATTCTGAGTTTTCtcatcaataattaaattcttattGGTACTTTTTGGAAACAAAATGGGAATACCAACTTCAGTTGCACCATGtgttttgaaaatattctttatataagaaattaattcgGATCTTTTcttataataatgatggtgatttattaatatattatttgattggAATGGGTAGATCCTATACCCAGAATTGTTTAGTTGAAAGGAGAAATATGAAAAGGATGCATTGCTTCGATAGAGTTGTTTGTCCAATGAtcttttttcaattgaaaataatgtagagagtatttgaatattctcGTGAATATATGGGTTCCTGCTAATAATATCGCATATCTTTTGAGAACTATATCCTTTTGCGCCATTTAAGTCAATATCGGTTGCACCTATAACTAGGTCTTctgaattcaaataaaatttcgTTTGTTTCAAAATCCATTCATTGTAAAGAAGCTGATAAGATGTAGGCCTTTCTTCTGGATTGTGGCTTAATAATGACTTAATAAGCGCTCGAACTTTATTGGGAATATTACAATTGTTGGGAATAGTTCCATATTTGGTTAATTGAGTAAGTATCTGCACTCTTTCCATTCCTGTATTAAAAGGAGGATGGTacatttcaaataaaataacCCCAAGACTAAACATATCTGCGCTTTGATTATAAAAATTGCCTTTACATTGTTCAGGGGCCATATAAAACATCGTTCCCACTCCTGATGAAAGTTCATTATTTGCTTTTGAGCCATCAATTGAATTGCTTGAATAAGAAAATCTATCGAAGATATTAACAAATGTTGTGAGCCCAAAATCTCCTAATTTAACCAAGTACAAATTTTCGTCTTGTATTTCATTAGAATTTTCATCTAATtgtaaaaaaatatttgaaggTTTTAAGTCACGATGGATTACTCTCTTTCCATGTAAATATGAAAGTCCTTGAACGATCTGATAGAAAATATGCCAAATAAGCTTGTGGTTATTGCAAACTAATCCTTTATCAATTGCATTTTGAAGAGAGTAACCAGAACAATATTccatttgaataaataaataaatagacttttttttctctccATGAAATGATCCTTGGCTTGGCCCTTTATTTTTGTGTTCTGCAAGAGTAGAGAGATCATTTGATATATATTGAGCCGTCATTGCAGAGAattgagaaattaattcaggAGCAAATGAGctataaatatttccatcaaaaaaatcattattgATACATCTAGAATTACCATCAACAGATTCTTGAACCCAAGCATGGTAATACCTAACTATTTTTTCATGATTTAAGCAAGCAAGCATTGCAGCCTCATTTATTAACATGTGGTTTTCATGTAAATTTTTTGAGCCAAGTGGTATTTGTTTAATTGCATAAGTGCACTTCCCTCCAAAATGTTCTCGAGCCATAAATACAGAGCCAAATCCACCATACcctaatattttaataaccTCGAAGTTGTCTTCAAATctatttgaagaaaaaatataatgaCTATCTTCTTCATGATTACTCTCATTTAACGAATTTAATTTACATTCATAATCTCTAAGATATTCTTT
This is a stretch of genomic DNA from Cryptosporidium parvum Iowa II chromosome 3, whole genome shotgun sequence. It encodes these proteins:
- a CDS encoding PV1H14080_P, with translation MWGRIVSSVSSVLDINQATLSGCIDIIVVPQADGTLHSTPFHVRFGKAKLLKSREKHVSINVNGNDIPLKMKLGAAGEAYFIHQDDPPEDSFENISSPTDSRESSPSDVEISTPSQPANNSSLNISHAKSFETTVEYRNKTDSTDPSNFTNIETENENIQNINEVFQRYNITLSLCGHLLYGGEEDSRHDEYVFQSNIISFEQFENDPDLWYHSCLVAVIDGKPPYYPIKAFYPVITSIIAFGKPPSTQALKKFLGIPEKSSKKIRSSSDCGIIDSNFDHISGNHRANRCLSSTLPLSSKSHIQGCLTAPVSVDNCEVSSFESIESISSSPNLLRMDNPTNTPNCIYLCRSKPPVKYLRHSLRPTSDQLKSMNLKWGANRVTYTVESSLQGRKTVSGTIYLWPPDSRIVVSDVDGTITRSDVLGQLMPIVGRDWSHQGVAELMTNIESNGYKIVYLTARAIGQADATRDFLFGLKQVGNSGNVTLPDGPVFLSPDRLFPSFKREVIDRKPYIFKIAALRDIRNLFPIYRNPLYAGFGNRDTDYRSYSHVGIPEGKIFIIDPKGVIHHINKTYAKT
- a CDS encoding possible relation to actin related protein 2/3 (Arp2/3) complex subunit 4 — translated: MQSKKIELHDTDSNAPLLPYLRRLFNTLNREICLFYLPLNLPCMYSVPFIEQEHLIKNLSSADNIDISSSKKSFNRNNKVELIKSLYVYRHSKEFCYIESCIDSVRVSLKFYFKCEFERRLFNQLTIFMKKNSDYLQLVRKKSIEGFDISFLITNHILNSYNNKICISNKSNYDGQMGKYDVIHFILKFVVDIDRQIQDKMLQSTYFSRYYIRKLLQEFNVNVLYKQNSINIPKHKKQLDETNKSEIKGIDPNKAEISISEKNNNLLETKKSLTSTKNINSGSIATQLNDSIGRDAIVLKALKTRNRIKNLIN
- a CDS encoding Ser/thr protein kinase; this encodes MSKDSIISLAEELEIISKDEHAIVHILDFGFISTESTRFCGLNSLSNIDGSSGSLILFEDDQGEDEVTDSSSSLFSNSESNIKTTISNRDLLLTVLIGNISINNTRFVLDDHINNKILDSRPLSPEDHPSSRNVLNSFNNLNLSNSCTPNNVEKQFKGLELEISINNQYPKIPPDICYLSHYNMSKSFKEKIKTNIDKFLKNPQIEYRLTQIINIIKGILDCANKFEETKHQTQIVPKNALGNNAENDKEYLRDYECKLNSLNESNHEEDSHYIFSSNRFEDNFEVIKILGYGGFGSVFMAREHFGGKCTYAIKQIPLGSKNLHENHMLINEAAMLACLNHEKIVRYYHAWVQESVDGNSRCINNDFFDGNIYSSFAPELISQFSAMTAQYISNDLSTLAEHKNKGPSQGSFHGEKKKSIYLFIQMEYCSGYSLQNAIDKGLVCNNHKLIWHIFYQIVQGLSYLHGKRVIHRDLKPSNIFLQLDENSNEIQDENLYLVKLGDFGLTTFVNIFDRFSYSSNSIDGSKANNELSSGVGTMFYMAPEQCKGNFYNQSADMFSLGVILFEMYHPPFNTGMERVQILTQLTKYGTIPNNCNIPNKVRALIKSLLSHNPEERPTSYQLLYNEWILKQTKFYLNSEDLVIGATDIDLNGAKGYSSQKICDIISRNPYIHENIQILSTLFSIEKRSLDKQLYRSNASFSYFSFQLNNSGYRIYPFQSNNILINHHHYYKKRSELISYIKNIFKTHGATEVGIPILFPKSTNKNLIIDEKTQNEINCNERKVNFDLDYLILSTNERCEIESQQKHKKGRKHFSKKNSQNSKDDSELSESIAISENPLRVILLDRSGNPLVLCNNILKNMSAQLGDGHGLRMGAVIKRFYIDSIYTQDNLINLDTNNNKYATTHGHPKELLFGTYEIVVKINDRVIEEFDSISNFIEFPIEVQNISGNLNISPMWYYNIVIYYDIEIIITALDTLKPYERFIGQPILVWGDSQLFISLLESWVGIKYEKAKYIQIWLHNLIPIGISRVKLLNFLQKITLISLAEFVNSYNFDREIEGSNIIKSELPEPILKYYIGLKILSYPSILEKVVEYILYIINDFKGSIHDFIEIINKGTNEVSNLFEIEKKKFIITCKNEFFKELAKVTRYPLFINLVNNKGYNNSLALNFKTTDNFSEEKMLNQNEILINPELFTPNLLKVIYRIFLFNNLLNNTNLGITKIFFDPILFSNNNFFESGFFFYIFSGETSSDQNNQNAESSFSCSQNIPICKVGCIMDLIFENRYSLNHINSSYASLKQSNVELLVKGGRFDNWYISANTNKVIFFKNYSSIKNNDRISAVGFEIVLERIIYKILRNTKFKMIIPLVNVGLTSNCELLLNSGIHVFILNNNTKYQVKSFKLRQLLLLKGIKCQRNISLNNVDTIKQKNHIKSRFPLLHWIVQIVRGSFGDNRRHVSMNSSNKSSYLPYQANNLALSNLVNNSYLTDNQNNPILYSEIKYKIEWCFSSDSNLTIYAKEFISNYPGSSNSNNLEIILDNECRLVQFLIDFYCMND